ATGTGAACCAAACCTTTTTCAAAAATTTGCTGTAATTGACAAAAGGATAGTATGGTATGGGAGCATTAATTTATTGTGTTTTGGTAAAACCGAAGAAAGCATTATGCGACTAGAAAGTCCATATATAGCAAGTGAATTGCTGGAGTGTACTAAGAAATAATCGTTCAATAAAGAGTTATTACTAATATTACATCAAGTTGTTAAGGAGTGCGGATACCAATAAAAAAAGGGGAAACAAATAGAGGTAATTTCCCATAAGGACATACAAACTTTTTGCTTTATCTTAAGCTAACTGGGCTGATGATTTGTCAAAAGAAAGAAGATAGGTTATGAAATCGTTTGTATTATTTATTATGTAAAAATTTTGAAGGAAACGTGCTATAATGTAGTTGGGTAGAAGACAGATAATGGTATCAGTCATTGTAATAACGAAGGTGTAATGATATAATTTGGATTATAATGGAAAAGATATTAATGGAGAAGAACTGATTTCCTCATTATGGGATTAAGGGAAGGAAATTTCTATGAGCACAGCTGAATTAGAATTAAAAGATATAATTGAGAGAATAATCATTGCTGATACAGAACTTGAGGAAATATTACAGAAAAATGAGAGAATAAAACTAACCATTGTAGGTTCTAGTGCTTTTATTATAAAGAAATACTTAAACAGGACAACAAGAGATATTGATGTATATATAACGGCAGATAAGCGAATAAAGGAAATATTAGATGATAATGCTATAAACGATAGATGCATGCCAATTATAAATATCCGTGAAGGGTTTGAAAATAGAGTAAATAAAATTAACTTGAATTTAAATCATATAGAAGTATTTGTTTTAGGTGACTATGATCTATTGATATCGAAAATAGGCACGGGTCGTCCAAAAGATTTAGATGACATAGTGCAATCCGGTTTGGTTGAAAAAATAGATTTCAACAAACTAGAATCAATTATTAAAGAAGAGCTAGCTACTGCAGTTAATGAGCAAAGATTATGGTCCGATGTTAATTATCTAAAATCCATAAAAAAGTAGGTGAATAAAATGAGCTTCTCAAAATATATGACTTCATATAAAAATAGATTAACGAATTTAAATTCATTAGAAGAAATAGTTAAAGAAGCTCCAAAAAACCATAGATTGCAGAAACTATTAGTAGGTTATATGTTAAAAGATAGAAGAATATTAAATAGAGTTCTAGAACTATCAAAGCATGATCCCTATGCCAAAAAATTAGTAGGCCATGCTAAAATTGCTTTAATGGATTTAGTCAATAGTGAGTCTATTGAAAAAAGAAGATTAGCAAGTCAACTACTCAAAAATACAGGTTTGAGAATACAAAGTGTTCCAGAGGTAAATATAAAGTACTGGGAACGAGTTGGATATGCAAAAATATTTGAAACTTATTTAGCAGAACTAAAGAAAAATAACATGAGTCATCAAATGAAAGTCAGGGTTGGCAAAAAACTTAAAGAAGTCAATTGGGATAAACTAATAACATCATAAAAAAATTCCAAGGGTCTTTGTATTCGCAAAGCCCTTGGAATTGAGCTATTTCTACTTTTTTGCACAGTTGTCCAGGGAATGTAAAAGGATAAAGAACTATGGATGGTGATTATATTGTACGAAAAAGTAGCAGTAATAACCGGCGCTACTAGTGGAATTGGGCTAGAAACTGCAAAGGACCTTGCCCAAAAAGGGTATTGTGTAGTTATGGCCTGCCGGGATACTGAGAAAGCTGCAGGGTTGGCTGGAGAAATTATTAACAAAAGTGGCAACGAGTATGTTAGGGTTCTTCCGTTAGACATGGCCTCCATGCAGTCAATAAGGTCTTTTTCAGAATCATTTTCAGCTCAATATGATAAACTTCATGTTCTCATAAATAACGCTGGTGTTTTTTGTGATAAACTCCAAAAGACCGAGGACGGTTTTGAAATGACCATGGGGGTTAACTATTTGGGTACTTTTCTGCTGACTCGGCTTTTACTTCCTGTAATAATGGACACAGCGGAAGCACGGATAATAAATATTGCATCAAAGGCTGCATTATATGGGAAATTGAAAATCGATGAGCAGGTCTTTTCTAATAAGATATATGGATTTAAGGCTTACTCAACATCTAAATTAGCGCAAATACTTTTTACCATTGATCTAGCAGAAGAGCTAAAAGATAGTGGAGTAACGGTCAATGCTGTATCCCCTGGAAGGGTTGCCACAAATATATGGAATGGCAGCAGCCTGCTGATGAAGATTGTGAAGCCAATCATGATGAGAAACAGCATTAGTGCTCAAGAAGGAGCAAGAACAGGGGTATATCTGGCTGTATCACCTATGGTGGAAGGCATTACTGGAAAATTGTTTGATAAGGAAAAGATTATGGAGTATAACCAAAAGTGCCTTGATGAAGGGTTGCGTAAAGAACTGATGAAGGTTAGCTATGATGCGGTACAATTTCTGTAACATACTGGCATTATGAAAATATTAACAATTGGTTTTGGTCCAGGAAATGAAAGCAAACCCCATATTGTTAATGAATGGCTCGAGAGGTTAAAAGGTGAAGAGAGAAAACTTCTTGACCGGTTATATTTTTTGCTATATCATATAAATTACGCAAGTGGAAAGGAACTGTGGACATGGAAACCTCTAAAGGGCAAATAGAAGATGAAATAACTAAAGCAATGATTCAATGGGAAAAGGATTATATGGGCAGGGGACCAACGGAGGCTAAAACTGATATTATTAGAAATATGGTGCTTGTCAGCTTGCGAGGAGTGATGTCTGCGTCTGAAGTTCACTTGGCCAGGGAAAAAGAAGGAATGGTTTTAATAAAGAAGCTGCGGCAGCAGCTTGTAGAACAGGGTCGTGCTGAATTAGAAAAAATTATTGAAAAGCACACTAAAGCTAAAGTTGTAAGTCTTCATACAGATATAAGCACAAAAACTGGAGAGCGTGTGTTTGTTTTTGTGACAGATAGGAGTATTTGCGTCTAGTTGGAAGAAATTTTAAAGGGTAAACTAGTTATCAGTTAAAATATAGTCCGACGCCAAAGATTTTTGGTGTTGGGCTATTTATTTTTGCATAAACTACCAAATGAGTCGAGGTGAAACAGATGAACAACATGCTTGATTTGGCAATTGCTAACTTAACTTCGCCAATTATTCTCTTTTTTGGATTAGGCATTGCAATAGGTTTTGCCAAGGCAAAGGTGGAGTTTCCAGCTGCCATTAGTGATTTTCTTTCTATTTATTTACTGACTGCCATTGGATTTAAAGGTGGAGCGGCCATTGCAGAATATGGAATGAATTCAATACTATTGAAGGTGGCAGGGGCAATGCTAGCAGGAGTAATAACACCTATTTTTGCCTTTTATATTTTAAAACATATAGGGAGGTTAAATACAGATAATTCTGCTGCCATTGCAGGTCATTATGGTTCAATTAGTGTTGTGACCTTTATGGCTGGTACAATATTTCTAAATAATCTAGGGATTACTTATGAGGGGTATATAAATGGTTTTCCAGCACTTATGGAGGTTCCAGGAATTGCAGTAGCATTATTCTTGGCTTCTTATGCAAAAGAAAAAAAGGGTACGGAAATTAATGAAGAATTCAGCACAGGGCAGGTAATTAAACAGGTTATTTTAAGCAAGAGTGTTGTTTTGCTACTGGGTGCCATGGCGGTGGGGTATTTCTCGGGACCCATGGGAACGGAAATGATGGAAGTATTTTACAAGGATATTTTTTATGGAATGCTTGGCCTATTTATGCTTGAATTGGGAATAATAGCTGCTAGCAAGCTGGGTGAATTTAGAAGATCAGGATTATTTTTGATTATTTTTGGTGTTTTAATGCCAATTATCAATGGGTTAGTTGGGGCTTTTATAGCAATTGCTGTGGGACTTAGCTTGGGTGGAGCAACATTATTCACAATACTTGCTGCCAGCAGCTCATACATCGTAGCTCCTGCTGCCATGCGTATTTCGCTGCCCAGAGCAAACCCTGCTTTATACTTGGGTGTATCCATAGGCGTAACCTTGCCTTTTAACTTAATAGCTGGTATACCAATTTATTACTTTCTGGTTAGCTATTTAATTAAATTGTCTAGTTAAAAATATTAGTTAAGATATAATTAAAGGAAGGAAATGGCTGTAGCTGCAACGAAATTGAAATGAAATAATATGAGCAGGTGGTGTATATATGAAACTGTTTCCAAAAAAGAGAATCAGTATTATTGTAGAGAGCACATATAAAGAAAATATCATCAAACTGCTTGAAAAATCAGGGGCAAGTGGGTTTACCCTTTATAAAGGGATTTATGGCAAAGGTAGAAATGGAATAAAAGGTGACTATGGAGGACTAGGGGATATTGGGATGAACATTGAAATTGTCACAATTACCAGTCCTGAAACAGCTGAGAAAATACTTTTTGGGCTGCAAAAACGTATTGACCAAGGAATAATCATCATTGTTCATGTGATTGATGTTTATGTACTTAGGGATGATTATTTTAGTTAATTCTTATTAAAAGATACGTATTTTACTATGTTATCCCGGCTATTAATCTTGACATGAATTTGTTTTTTACTTTAAAATGGTATAATTCACAAAACAATCTAAATGGTACTTAGTAATGGGTTTGATTAATAAATTTACATAACTTTCTTGCTAATTTATTAATTGGAAATGTTTTTAGGTACCAAACAACTCCGCAGTTGGAAATATTTTAAAGGATAGAAATATCAGTTGAAACGTGTCCAACACCAATTGGTTAGAAGCCTATTTTGGTGTTGGATTTTTATTTTACTTGGGCTTTGTTGAGATGACTGTTGCAATTAACCAAAGCAGGTTAATTACAGCTATGTATATAACATCTAGCTAATATTCAAGGAGGGATTATTAATGTCTAACAATCTTTACCGAGTTCAAGCTGGGCCGGAGGGCTATTTGCCTCCAGCAGCAGCTTCCATGGGAGTTGTTCTTCCAGAAAAAGGCGAGGCGATAGTTGAGGGTGAAATTACTCTTGTGGACGAGGCAATGAAAGAAATTGGGAAAAAGCTTTTAACAGCAAAAAATCCTGTATTCTTTCCTGGTCCCCAAATTCTCTGGGCCTGGAAGGAAGGGGTAGCAGAAAGGGCTAGGGCTATAAAAGAACTAGCCGAAGTAGTAGGTGCGAGAATTATTCCTATGCCGGACTATAGGCCTAAGTATCCAATGATTAATCCAGCCATCGAAATTAACCCTAACCATCCTAATTTAACTATTTGGCATAATAAAATTGATGTTTGTGTTTTTGTAGGTGTTCATTGTCATTTTGCTAATGTAGCTTTAAAGATTATTAGGGGAGGTACTGATTGTTATACCATTGCCCTTTGCGGTGAAGCAGGTCACGAGGATGCTATGATTTCTTTAAGGGATGTAGATTTGGCTGTTATTCAGAAACTAACTGCAGTTGTAGCGGAATTAAAAGAGGTGATGGTGCATGATTGATCAGAAGGTAGTTTCTCCGGAGTATCTCTTTTTTGAAGCCCCTCGTGAAGAAATGTTTATAACAGGAAGTGAAGCAGTTAAAGAGGCAGTTAAAAGAGCAAACGTAGATATGGCTATTTCTTATCCAATAACTCCACAATCTGAGAGTATGCACCTGGTAGGGGATTTATTCAGAGATGGGTACTTGCGAGACTATTATAGAGGGGAAAGTGAATTTGCTGTAATGTCCGCTGTTGCCGGTGCAGCTATGGGAGGAGTTAGGGCTTTTACTGCAACTGGAGGACCTGGTACTTTAAGAGCTTTTGAGGCATTTTCCACCTGGGCGGGGGCTAGGCTTCCCATAGTTTGTGCTTTTATGACCAGAGGAATAAATTCTCCATTAAGTATTCAACCAGATACCATTGAAATGGCCTTTATGCTGGATACAGGAATAATTGTCATTCATGTGGAAACTGCCCAGGAACTATATGATGCAATTTTGAAATCCTTTATAATTGCTGAAAAAACTGATGTTCATGTACCCGTGGGGGTTTTTGTAGATGGCTTTTTTGTTACTCACACCCGGGATAAGATAAAAGTACCATCTGATGATATTAAACTACCTCCTTATAATCCATATTCTGCGCCGGTTCCAGTTATGGATATGGAAAATGTGCCCATCAGACATATGCGGGACCCCTTTGTTATGAAAAGTAACTTTATCAGCTATGCTTGTCATGCTTCTTGGCAGCAGGAGATTCTGGCTGCCGTAGAAAGATCAAGAAAACATATTCAACATTATTTTGGCAGCCTAATAGAAGCGGAAAACCAGGATGCTGAGATATTAATAGTGGCATCAGGTACTGCAGTATCACAAAGCAGAGAAGCAGTTGAATTGGCAAGGGCAGAGGGAATAAATGTAGGCTTGGTCAAGATTAAATCCATTAGACCTTTCCCAACTAAAGAAATTAAAGAATTAAGCAGTAATGCAAAATATGTAATTGTTCCAGAATTTAATCGTGTAGGGTGGCTTGCCAGAGAGATTAAAGCATCTATAAATGAGAGCGACAAGGTAATAAGTAGCCCTAAAGTATTTGGAGGTATGACCATGCCCCCTGAACTAATATTAGATGAAATCAGGAGGTGTTCAAAATGAAAAAGGATGTATTTAAAATTTCCCCGTGTTTTGAAGATATTATGCCACAAGAATATATAGAATTGGTAAGGGAGAACACTAGCCCCTTTGATAATAACCAAGGCGTTAATGGGTTAGGTGGGGGTAAAGAGTTAATTGAAGAGCATCCACTTTGTGCAGGCTGTGGATTGGCTCTATCTCTACGAATGATTTTAGCATCACTGCCTAATCCTGAGGATACCATAGTTGTAGGCAGTACTGGTTGTAGTGCAATTGCTTTTCCACAGGTTGCTCTCCACAACATACACTCTTTGTTTGGGAATCAAAATGCAGTTGCTTCAGGCTTAAAAAGGGCATTAAAACTAAGATTTCCGGAAAAGACAAAGGATATAGTAGTCATAGCAGGTGATGGAGCAACTGCTGATATTGGCTTAGATATGGTAATGCAGTCCTGGTTCAGAGAAGAAAACATTACTACCATTATGTTGGATAATGAAGCTTATGCCAATACAGGCGGACAGGAAAGCGGAATGTCCCAGAAGGGAGCAGTTCTTAACATGGCACCAACAGGTAAAAAGTTCTCTAAAGTATCACTGCCTGAAATTGCTCGGGAAAGCGGTTGTGCATATGCCGGAGCTGTTAACCCTTCAAATATTAAAAGATTTGAAAAAATGGTACAGAGGGCAATTTTAGTAGCTAGAGAAATTGGTCCTTCCTATCTGCAGGTATTCGCTCCCTGCCCCACAAATTACAAGTTAAGGCCCAATGAAACCTTGATAAAGGCAAAAAGTAGAGAAAAGGATAACACTTACCCTGTGAAAGAATATATTTCACCTACAGCCCAAGAATTTTTAAACAAACTGGAGGAGGGGAAGCATAATGGCTGAAAGAATGAGCATTAGGATGTCTGGCCTGGGAGGCCAGGGAGTAGTCACTGCTGCCCATATTTTAAGTTTGGCTGCAACTTTAGAGGGAAAAGAAAGCACTGTTAACCCTTTTTTTGGAGCGGAAAAAAGGTTGGCTCCAGCGGAAAGTTATGTGCGTATTTCCACCACCAGAATTAGTGAGCGAGGTGAAGTGCTTTCCCCAAATATAATTATGATTTTTCACCCGCATGTTATAACCCTTGGAAAGTGCTACACCATGCCTTTTTTTGATGGGCTGCAAAAGAATGGAATTATTCTTGTTAATTCAGATGTACCACTAAATTTGAGTAGTGATGAGTTGAAACAGCTAAATAAACTTAATGCTAAGCTGTTCTATATCCCGGCTACACAAATAGCATCTGAAGTAGGTGGTACAGAACTTTCAACAAATATGGCCATGCTGGGAGGACTACTAGGAATTGTTCCATTAGCTTCCATAGAAAACATCCAAAAATCACTTATGGATAGATTTGGCGGTGGACAATTTGTAGCATCAGGAAGTACTGCTGCCTTGGACGATACCTTAAAAACAAAGTATGAAAAAGTTACTCAGTTAATTGAGAAAAATATTGAAGTAATACTTAAGGCTAATGGATCTATTGAAGAGTACATTATATGATGGGAGGTTCATAATTCATGTATTATGCCGCTAAAGTCGCTATGGAAAAGTGTACGGGATGCAAGCTGTGTATTTTTGCCTGCCCTGAACCTAATGCCATTAAATACATTCACAAGACAAAAATAGTAGAGGTTGAACCAGCTCGCTGTAAGGGTTGTGGTCTGTGTGTAACTGCATGCAAGAAAGAGGCATTGGAAATAAGTTAATACTTAAGGTTATAGTATTTCAAAAGGTAAATAAGGAGGTGGTTTAACAATGCCGGCAAATTTGGATATTCGCATGGCGGGGCTTGGTGGCCTATCCATTTTTTGGCGCAGAAAAGCGTTTAGCTCCCGCCGAGAGTTATGTTCGCATTTCTGAAGAACCTGTTTATGACAAGGGGGAAATCCTTTATCCTGACATTATTTATTGAAGCAGTTGAAGAGCGTTTTGCTGGAAAAACAAAGATTATTGCATCTGGAACAACCGCAGCCCTTGACGAGGTTTTAAAAAGTAAGTATACTGCAGCTGCTGCGCTAATAGAACAAAATACTACTGCTATTAAAGAAGCCTATAATTTAGCACTAGAAAAAGCCAAAGAATGTAAAAAATCATATTTCATTATAAATTAATATACACCATGAATTGTGAGTAATCTTGAAAATGGCTTAATGCACATCGGGATAATTAAAAATCATTAGTGACATTACCGGTTACTGGGTTGTTGACAATATTTCTTTTGCTGCTGCAAGAGAGCTTTTTGTAGGCACTTCTAAAGAGTTTTCTCATGTTCCCATGATTTTCGTTATCCAAACCTAAATAAAATCCAAACCTTTTGATAAAAATACTTGTATTTCAGGTGTTTCATCGAAAAAAGGTTTGGATTTTTTTCTTGAATCCTTTTTATCCTTGTTAAATCGTAACCCACAGATCTTGAACCAGAGCTGACCACGGCCACCAGTATTGTCGTAAAGATATGTATGAGGAGCACCACAACGATGGCAAGTGACATCAGAGGTACAGGATTATCATCACCACGAGACTTTACAGGCTTAAGTTCCTTACCGTGCTGGGATTTGTATTCACAAAGTAATTGTTTGTAATCAAGCTTCTCTGGCTGCTTAATAAAAGGGAGCCTGTCCACAGAATATACCATGAATGGAATATTCGGATGAGCATAAAAAACAGGATGATAAAGTAACAAAAAAGGTGCTAAAAGCAATGGCATATATAATTTTACTACTTAAAGCCAATCATTTATATTTAATTCACATTTTTATCACATTTGTAAATTATAATTAGTTTATTACTTAAGATACTTCAATAAGAAATAGAAAGGAGGTGCATAGCTTTATGAGGATACTTAATGAGAAACGGTTGCGCAAATTGGGCATTGTAGCATTGGTATTTACCCTCTTTATAGCAGGAGCCTGGCTTGTCAACCAAAGAGCGGCTTATGCAGAAGGAGACTTTAGAGATTTATCCTTTGGAAAACTATTAAATAATACACCTAGTTTTGGTGGGGGATGCTGCAGTGGAACCGACAATTCACGCCAGAGAAGCTGCGGTATGAATCCCGGAGGTGGCTGTGGTAGTGGAACTTCATTTGCACAGAAAGATTTGACAGCAATTGAGGCAGAGGCAGAGACGTATTATAAAGATAGATATGGTGACACAGAAATTGAAGTAAAGGTCACAGATTATGGATGCCATATCCAAGCTGATATATTCAAAGAAGGTCAGTTAGTTATAAGTTATGGTTATGCGGGAAATGGTGAGTTTTATGAAATTCCAACTAGAGGATTATAATGAAGATTAAAAAGAAAGTTACACGGAATGTACACATTTAACGGCATGAGGAACCGGTATTTTGAAGAGAGGAACTCGATTAGAGGTACCCAAACCAGATATAAAAAGGACTAACAATAGGAGCTCGCCTTAAAATAAGGTGAGCTTCTTCTATAAAAATACTCATTATAGTCATAATCTCATCAAAACTTATTTACAAAAAATCTTACCGCTACTCTTTTTATTTAAAGCTTGATATATATTATGATTATGTTACTTTTGTTGTTGCGATTTGGTAGATAAAGAATATAATATTAAGTTCTTCCATCTTCCATGGCATTTGGAAACTTTCGGTTGTAGCACACGTATTATGGAAAAAGGGAATTCATTAATATATGAAATTGAGAGGAGGAATAAGTCTTGGCTATTCGTAACTCTTCAAGGGGTTTTGCAGCTGCCAGGATACATGGAGGGCCACTAAGACCTCAAATAAGAGGCATTGTAACCTTTCAAGATGTTCCAGGAGGGACAAATGTATGTGGAGAAATTAGAGGTTTACCACCTTTTCAGAGAATACCTGGAGAACCGCCAATAGGGCCTCATGGTTTTCATATTCATGAGTTCGGTACCTGTGTAATAGGAGACCCGACCGACCCTTTTCAGGCAGCAGGTGGACACTGGGATCCTGATAATCAACCACATGGAAACCATGCAGGAGACTTTCCAGTGCTATTCTCTAACAGAGGTTTTTCTAGAATGTGCTTTTTTACAAACAGATTCAAGGTAAGGGATATTATTGATAGGTCAGTAATAATTCATGAAAGTCCTGACGACTACAGGACACAACCTACGGGGGCCTCAGGAAGAAGGTTGGCTTGTGGAGTTATAACATATACTCAGGTAGATAAAAAAGATTTGCCCTGTTTTTGCTCGCCGGAATAACTGAGTAAGTAACGACCCACCTATTTATTATGGTTGAGGGTAGAAGTATTAATAATATGCTTAATGAAAGAGTGTTTTATAACACAGGGTTTAGATCTCGCCTTAATTGAATGGGCGAAACAAATAAACTGATATGTCTTTTCGTCAATCATTCTCTTTTCAGTATACATCTAATCAATGTCTTCAGTCTTCAAGTTTCTCTGCAAACTTTGGAAAGAATTCGGCCAACAATCTCATTTTGTACAACCTCTCATATTTTATGGATCCTGTTTATATTCTAATAGATTATTTCATCCTTATCAATTACAATAGGAAAAAGCTTTTGTAATAAAATAGTTTACAATTGGTACTTGAAAGAAAACGCCATAAGGTATATTATAACTATATAAGTTAATTCTTATATAGTTGCGGCGAGGTTTCTCAGTGAGGATATTCTATATATTACTAGCATTTTCACAGTAGAATTGGGAATGTTTTTTAGTAAAAGTTAAGATTTATTATGTAAACAATTAAAGGAGTGATTTTTTATGGAAATTAAGGTTTTAGGCCCAGGATGTATGAAATGCGAAAAGCTTTATGAGTTGGTAAAGGAGGTTGTACAGGAGTTAGGAGTAGATGCTAATCTTAAAAAGATTACTGATATCAAAGAGATTGCCAAAATGGGCATAATGCTCACCCCTGGCTTAGTTATAAATGGTAAAGTTAAAGTAACAGGTAAACTTCCTTCTAAAGCTGAAATTAGTAAGTTAATTACAACGGCGGCAGCAGAAAAATAAGTTATAGTAGAATTAAAAACACCTAAGGGTGTTTTTAATCAGTACCCGTATTACCTGGCAATCTTTAAGAACTAGGTGTTAAAGGGAGAGATGGGGAAATGAATAACCAATGGAGAAAATTTTTTCTATACGTTGGTGCTTTTTTAATACTTTACTTAACTCCATTTAATAATGTTAGATTAGAAGGTGCGATTTTAGAAGCTTTTAAGATGGCTGGTGAATATGCGAGAGAGCACGTACTATTTTGTCTAATACCTGCTTTTTTTATTGCAGGTGCCATGGCATTATTTATCTCACAAAACGCCATACTAAAGTATTTTGGAGCCAAGGCTAAAAAATGGATCTCTTATTCTGTGGCTTCAGTATCTGGAACCGTGCTTGCAGTCTGCTCATGCACTGTGCTGCCGCTTTTTTGTGGGCTTTACACCAGGGGGGCCGGGATAGGTCCTGCTGTAGCTTTTTTGTATTCTGCACCTGCAATCAATGTTCTTGCCATTATTCTAACAGCAAGAATACTGGGATGGGAATTTGGACTTGCAAGGGCGATAGGCGCTGTTGTATTTGCCGTTGTGATAGGAATACTAATGTCTTTAATTTTTCGTAAAGAAGACGAGGAAAGTACAGATTTTGGAGATGGATTAGAAGAACAGGCATCCAGAAGTGGTGTGCAAATAATTATGTATTTTGCTACTTTAATTTTAATTCTCATCTTTGCAGCATGGGCAAAACCAGATACAGTCCACGGTTTCTGGTATGGGGTATATCAGGTCAAATGGCCTATAACCCTTGCCCTTTTGGGTATACTAGCTTATATGCTGGTAAAATGGTTTACCATGGACGAATTTAAGAACTGGGTAGATTCCTCCTGGGATTTTGCACAAAAAATATTACCATTACTTTTTGTTGGTGTTCTCGCTGCAGGATTTCTCATGGGCAGGCCTGGAATAGATGCAGGTATAATACCTTCACACTGGATATCAAGTTTTGTTGGAGGAAATTCGCTGGGCGCAAACTTTGCAGCCTCACTGATTGGTGCCCTGATGTATTTTGCTACTTTAACAGAAATTCCTATTCTTCAGGGACTACTGGGTGCAGGAATGGGAAAAGGTCCAGCATTAGCACTTTTATTAGCTGGTCCAGCCCTTAGTCTGCCAAACATGCTTGTAATTAGAAGTATTATGGGTACAAAAAAGACACTGGTATACGTTTTTTTGGTGGTGGTAATGTCTACAATTTCCGGATTAATATATGGAACCATTATGGGTTAAATGTTTAAGTAATCAGGGCTTGTCGGGAGGTGCAATCTATGGATAAAATTTTTTTTAAGGAGTTTAAAGCCCTTGGAGAAGTTACTAGAGTAAGAATACTAAAGGTATTATCAGTTCGCAGCATGTGCGTATGTGAACTGAGCCAAGTGCTAGACATAGTGCAGCCAAGGGTTTCTCAACATCTTAAAATATTAAAAGAAGCTGATTTAGTTAAAGAAAGCAGAGAAGGTTACTGGATCTTCTATTCTATTAATAAAGAGAGAATAGAAAATGTTTTTAAGGTTTTCATGGAATTTTTAGATGCCGATTTAAGGGAACTCCAGGGTTTTGAGAGAGAATATCAAAGATATATAAATCTAGATTCTAATGAAAAGGTAAAGAAAATTAAAAAGAGATTAATAGATACCAGGAATGAATAGTCAGTGAAAACAATAAACCTTAGGTAAAGGAATGCTGCAGGTTAGGAGGTTTAGATATTTTGAATGGGCACATGGAGATAAAAGTAAAAACTTCTAAAAAGGAAGAAATGATTGATATCACTTCAATAATAA
Above is a window of Desulfitibacter alkalitolerans DSM 16504 DNA encoding:
- a CDS encoding DUF190 domain-containing protein, which produces MKLFPKKRISIIVESTYKENIIKLLEKSGASGFTLYKGIYGKGRNGIKGDYGGLGDIGMNIEIVTITSPETAEKILFGLQKRIDQGIIIIVHVIDVYVLRDDYFS
- a CDS encoding SDR family oxidoreductase, which codes for MYEKVAVITGATSGIGLETAKDLAQKGYCVVMACRDTEKAAGLAGEIINKSGNEYVRVLPLDMASMQSIRSFSESFSAQYDKLHVLINNAGVFCDKLQKTEDGFEMTMGVNYLGTFLLTRLLLPVIMDTAEARIINIASKAALYGKLKIDEQVFSNKIYGFKAYSTSKLAQILFTIDLAEELKDSGVTVNAVSPGRVATNIWNGSSLLMKIVKPIMMRNSISAQEGARTGVYLAVSPMVEGITGKLFDKEKIMEYNQKCLDEGLRKELMKVSYDAVQFL
- a CDS encoding DUF2294 domain-containing protein, with product METSKGQIEDEITKAMIQWEKDYMGRGPTEAKTDIIRNMVLVSLRGVMSASEVHLAREKEGMVLIKKLRQQLVEQGRAELEKIIEKHTKAKVVSLHTDISTKTGERVFVFVTDRSICV
- a CDS encoding carbon monoxide dehydrogenase beta subunit family protein, which translates into the protein MSNNLYRVQAGPEGYLPPAAASMGVVLPEKGEAIVEGEITLVDEAMKEIGKKLLTAKNPVFFPGPQILWAWKEGVAERARAIKELAEVVGARIIPMPDYRPKYPMINPAIEINPNHPNLTIWHNKIDVCVFVGVHCHFANVALKIIRGGTDCYTIALCGEAGHEDAMISLRDVDLAVIQKLTAVVAELKEVMVHD
- a CDS encoding transketolase C-terminal domain-containing protein, with protein sequence MIDQKVVSPEYLFFEAPREEMFITGSEAVKEAVKRANVDMAISYPITPQSESMHLVGDLFRDGYLRDYYRGESEFAVMSAVAGAAMGGVRAFTATGGPGTLRAFEAFSTWAGARLPIVCAFMTRGINSPLSIQPDTIEMAFMLDTGIIVIHVETAQELYDAILKSFIIAEKTDVHVPVGVFVDGFFVTHTRDKIKVPSDDIKLPPYNPYSAPVPVMDMENVPIRHMRDPFVMKSNFISYACHASWQQEILAAVERSRKHIQHYFGSLIEAENQDAEILIVASGTAVSQSREAVELARAEGINVGLVKIKSIRPFPTKEIKELSSNAKYVIVPEFNRVGWLAREIKASINESDKVISSPKVFGGMTMPPELILDEIRRCSK
- a CDS encoding sodium-dependent bicarbonate transport family permease — protein: MNNMLDLAIANLTSPIILFFGLGIAIGFAKAKVEFPAAISDFLSIYLLTAIGFKGGAAIAEYGMNSILLKVAGAMLAGVITPIFAFYILKHIGRLNTDNSAAIAGHYGSISVVTFMAGTIFLNNLGITYEGYINGFPALMEVPGIAVALFLASYAKEKKGTEINEEFSTGQVIKQVILSKSVVLLLGAMAVGYFSGPMGTEMMEVFYKDIFYGMLGLFMLELGIIAASKLGEFRRSGLFLIIFGVLMPIINGLVGAFIAIAVGLSLGGATLFTILAASSSYIVAPAAMRISLPRANPALYLGVSIGVTLPFNLIAGIPIYYFLVSYLIKLSS
- a CDS encoding thiamine pyrophosphate-dependent enzyme, translated to MKKDVFKISPCFEDIMPQEYIELVRENTSPFDNNQGVNGLGGGKELIEEHPLCAGCGLALSLRMILASLPNPEDTIVVGSTGCSAIAFPQVALHNIHSLFGNQNAVASGLKRALKLRFPEKTKDIVVIAGDGATADIGLDMVMQSWFREENITTIMLDNEAYANTGGQESGMSQKGAVLNMAPTGKKFSKVSLPEIARESGCAYAGAVNPSNIKRFEKMVQRAILVAREIGPSYLQVFAPCPTNYKLRPNETLIKAKSREKDNTYPVKEYISPTAQEFLNKLEEGKHNG
- a CDS encoding DUF6036 family nucleotidyltransferase, producing MSTAELELKDIIERIIIADTELEEILQKNERIKLTIVGSSAFIIKKYLNRTTRDIDVYITADKRIKEILDDNAINDRCMPIINIREGFENRVNKINLNLNHIEVFVLGDYDLLISKIGTGRPKDLDDIVQSGLVEKIDFNKLESIIKEELATAVNEQRLWSDVNYLKSIKK